A single genomic interval of Helianthus annuus cultivar XRQ/B chromosome 13, HanXRQr2.0-SUNRISE, whole genome shotgun sequence harbors:
- the LOC110902879 gene encoding UDP-glycosyltransferase 73C4 produces MALEQNQLHFLVIPMAAPGHYIPTIDLAKLLAQHGVRVTMVTTPVNALRFGSILDQEIQSGLPICFLEFPFSYKEFGLPEGCESVDDLPNMEMTRALMQAYSSLQTKVEQYIENLVPRPNCILADTFLLWPGETAKKFKIPRIIFDGMNCFTQMCNHVLHVSKVYESVGESDSESFVLPGLPDCIELKRTQLPFSFDPRLKGISDFNEKLRVSESKAYGVVVNSFEELEQKYVDEYQKVKGDNVWCIGPLSLCHKYESEKFQRGNKSSVGKNDCLKWLDSQENGSVIYACLGSVSRVEPTQLIELALALESSKRPFIWVVRAGHKTENIEKWIEEQEFEKRTKDRALLIHGWAPQLLVLSHPAIGGFLTHCGWNSTLEGVCAGVPMVTWPQFQEQFYNEKLVVQVLRTGVSVGAQKTSAFWLVEDESGELVRSDAFHNAIEMVMEEGKEGEDRRKRAKELRKMANKAIEEGGSSHRNMTRLIEAIKNQERTMKLS; encoded by the coding sequence ATGGCTTTAGAGCAAAACCAGCTTCACTTTCTTGTCATACCCATGGCCGCTCCAGGCCACTATATTCCCACCATTGACTTGGCCAAATTACTAGCTCAACACGGTGTCCGAGTCACCATGGTCACCACCCCCGTCAACGCCCTCAGATTCGGGTCAATCCTCGATCAAGAAATCCAATCAGGTCTTCCCATCTGTTTTCTCGAATTCCCTTTCTCATATAAGGAGTTTGGCTTACCCGAAGGTTGCGAAAGCGTAGATGATCTTCCTAATATGGAAATGACAAGGGCGCTTATGCAAGCCTATAGTTCACTACAAACAAAGGTTGAACAATATATCGAAAATCTTGTTCCAAGACCAAACTGCATATTAGCCGACACGTTTCTCCTATGGCCAGGTGAGACTGCGAAAAAGTTTAAGATTCCAAGAATTATTTTTGATGGAATGAATTGCTTCACACAGATGTGTAACCATGTTTTACACGTCTCAAAGGTATATGAAAGTGTGGGAGAGTCGGATTCGGAATCATTTGTTTTGCCTGGTCTGCCTGATTGTATCGAACTAAAAAGAACCCAACTTCCTTTTTCATTCGATCCGAGGCTTAAAGGTATTAGTGATTTTAATGAAAAGCTTCGGGTATCTGAATCCAAAGCCTATGGGGTGGTTGTCAACAGTTTTGAGGAGTTGGAGCAAAAATATGTTGATGAATATCAGAAAGTGAAAGGAGATAATGTTTGGTGCATAGGGCCATTATCATTATGCCACAAATATGAATCAGAGAAGTTTCAGAGAGGTAACAAATCATCAGTTGGCAAAAATGACTGTCTCAAGTGGCTAGATTCTCAAGAAAATGGTTCGGTGATCTATGCGTGTCTAGGAAGCGTAAGTCGGGTTGAGCCTACACAACTCATAGAGCTTGCTCTAGCTCTAGAATCATCGAAAAGACCATTCATTTGGGTAGTTCGAGCTGGTCATAAGACCGAGAACATAGAAAAATGGATAGAGGAACAAGAGTTTGAAAAGAGAACCAAAGATAGAGCTCTATTGATCCATGGGTGGGCTCCACAACTGCTGGTGTTATCCCACCCTGCGATTGGAGGATTTTTGACACATTGTGGGTGGAATTCGACTCTAGAAGGGGTTTGTGCTGGTGTCCCTATGGTAACATGGCCTCAGTTTCAAGAGCAATTCTACAATGAGAAGTTAGTGGTACAAGTGTTGAGAACTGGAGTTAGTGTGGGTGCTCAAAAAACTTCAGCGTTCTGGCTTGTTGAAGATGAGTCTGGAGAGTTGGTAAGGAGTGACGCATTTCATAACGCTATAGAGATGGTAATGGAAGAAGGGAAGGAAGGAGAAGATAGAAGAAAGCGAGCGAAAGAACTCCGAAAGATGGCAAATAAAGCAATAGAAGAGGGAGGATCTTCCCATCGAAATATGACTCGCCTAATCGAAGCTATCAAGAACCAAGAAAGAACTATGAAACTAAGCTAA
- the LOC110898371 gene encoding UDP-glycosyltransferase 73E1: protein MVTPSTDLHFVLFPFMAQGHMVPMVDIARVLAQRGATVTIITTPLVASRFRSVISRAILSKLKIQLLELQLQLSEVGLPEGCESFDAVLESSESSSKLFRAAELLEQPAEDLLRKLCPPPDCIIADFLFPWSTEVARRLNIPRLVFHGPGCFWLMCMHVFYSSNLLETIESDSEPFVLPGLPHRVEATRFHIAGSSKDATADQKAFWSRAVKAEKAAYGIVIHTFEELEREYVNEFTKVTNTKVWCIGPVMLCNKDVRDLSERGNKAAINEHDCLKWLDKREPQSVLYVCLGSLVHISTQQAIELGLGLESTYQPFIWCIRNKAEALEQWFSEEGFEERVRDRGLIIRGWAPQVLILSHRAIGGFLTHCGWNSTLESICAGVPVVTWPFFADQFINETFIVEILKIGVRIGVDVRVLLGEEDKIEPLVKKHDVKRAVECLIEEDENGEQRRRRVSELAKMAKIAMVEDGSSFKNVSSLIRDITETIGTQH, encoded by the exons ATGGTGACACCTTCAACTGACCTTCACTTTGTATTGTTTCCCTTTATGGCTCAAGGTCATATGGTACCCATGGTGGACATTGCCCGAGTCCTAGCCCAACGCGGCGCCACAGTAACAATAATCACCACCCCTCTTGTGGCCAGCCGCTTTAGATCGGTTATTTCCCGAGCCATCTTATCCAAGCTCAAGATTCAACTACTCGAACTTCAACTCCAGTTATCCGAAGTTGGCTTGCCCGAGGGATGTGAGAGCTTTGACGCAGTACTTGAGTCATCTGAATCATCCTCTAAGCTTTTTCGAGCAGCTGAATTGTTAGAACAACCCGCAGAAGATTTGCTTCGCAAACTTTGTCCTCCACCAGATTGCATAATCGCGGATTTTTTATTCCCATGGTCTACAGAAGTGGCACGAAGGCTTAACATTCCGCGGCTCGTGTTCCATGGACCAGGATGCTTCTGGCTCATGTGCATGCATGTTTTCTACTCTTCCAACTTGTTAGAAACCATTGAATCCGACTCAGAGCCATTTGTTCTTCCCGGTTTGCCTCATCGAGTTGAAGCTACTAGATTTCATATTGCTGGTTCCTCTAAGGATGCCACCGCGGATCAAAAGGCATTCTGGTCCCGCGCAGTTAAAGCCGAGAAAGCTGCATACGGTATTGTAATTCATACTTTTGAAGAGTTGGAACGTGAGTATGTTAACGAATTCACAAAG GTGACAAACACCAAAGTTTGGTGTATAGGGCCTGTTATGTTATGCAACAAAGACGTCCGTGACTTATCCGAGAGGGGAAACAAGGCCGCGATCAACGAGCACGACTGCTTAAAATGGCTCGATAAAAGGGAACCACAGTCTGTTCTGTACGTTTGTTTAGGAAGTCTTGTGCATATTTCTACGCAACAAGCGAttgagctcgggctcgggctcgagTCTACCTACCAACCGTTCATATGGTGCATAAGAAACAAAGCTGAAGCGCTTGAGCAATGGTTTTCGGAAGAAGGGTTTGAAGAAAGGGTGAGAGACCGAGGGTTGATCATCCGTGGTTGGGCACCACAAGTGTTGATACTGTCACACAGAGCCATTGGAGGCTTCTTAACGCATTGTGGATGGAACTCGACGTTGGAGTCAATATGTGCCGGAGTTCCGGTTGTTACATGGCCATTTTTTGCGGACCAGTTTATAAATGAAACATTCATAGTAGAAATCTTGAAAATTGGCGTTCGGATTGGGGTGgacgttcgggttcttctagggGAAGAAGATAAGATTGAACCCCTGGTGAAGAAGCATGATGTGAAGAGGGCTGTTGAATGTTTGATTGAAGAAGATGAAAATGGAGAACAAAGAAGAAGAAGGGTGAGCGAACTTGCAAAAATGGCGAAGATAGCAATGGTGGAAGATGGATCTTCTTTTAAAAACGTATCGTCATTGATTCGAGATATTACTGAAACCATTGGAACACAACATTAA